The Brevinematales bacterium genomic interval TATTTTATCGCCCTTGAGGCCGGTCGGATAGCCCTTTCCGTCGAAACGTTCATGATGATAATATACCACATCCATGGAAATCTGGTGCTCTTTCAACGCGGGAAAGACAATATTTTTTCCGATCGTGGGGTGCTGTTTGATGACTTCATATTCATCGCTCGTGAGGGCAGCGGGTTTTAAAAGGATACTATCAGGGACGCCGATTTTCCCGATGTCATGAAGGATTCCTCCTTCCTGGACGAGCGACAATTCCGAAGCGGGGAGGCCGATTGCCTTCCCCAAGCCTATGGAGAAACGCGAAACATTCTGCGAATGATCGTGCGTATAACGGTCGCGGGCTTCCAGTGCGAACACGAGTGTGGAGAGGGTGGATAGGTACTTACCCCGCAGGTCGGATGTAGTTACGGCGATTTTTTCTTCCAGTTGATGCACATAATGTTTGCGCTCTTCGACAAATTCCTTGCGTTCGATGATCCGGTTGATCGCAGTCATCATATCGTCGATGGAAAAAGGTTTCAGGATATAATCGTATGCCCCGCTCCGCATCGCTTCACGGACAAGATCGATATCGCTGAATGCGGATACGACAATGATCTGCGCATCGGGATTGAATTCTATCAGTTTCTTGATGAGTTCTATCCCCGACATCTGGGGCATCAGAATATCGGTAATCACGAAGTCGACGAAATTATTTTTATATACGTCGAATCCTTCAATACCGTTCTGTGCGTTATAGATTCGTTCGACTGACGGGTGAATAGTGAGTATATCGGAAATGATCTTAATGATCGGGAACTCGTCGTCCACGACCAGAAACGAATACTTTTTGCTTTTATCCATCAGGCGATCCTTCTATTTATCAC includes:
- a CDS encoding response regulator, with the translated sequence MDKSKKYSFLVVDDEFPIIKIISDILTIHPSVERIYNAQNGIEGFDVYKNNFVDFVITDILMPQMSGIELIKKLIEFNPDAQIIVVSAFSDIDLVREAMRSGAYDYILKPFSIDDMMTAINRIIERKEFVEERKHYVHQLEEKIAVTTSDLRGKYLSTLSTLVFALEARDRYTHDHSQNVSRFSIGLGKAIGLPASELSLVQEGGILHDIGKIGVPDSILLKPAALTSDEYEVIKQHPTIGKNIVFPALKEHQISMDVVYYHHERFDGKGYPTGLKGDKIPFHARIAAIADAFDAMTSKRIYRSNRSIDEAIEEIKACKETHFDPELAEQFINNIDIIYRENGDEIY